A segment of the Microbacterium luteolum genome:
TCCGAAGACGACGCGCCGTTCCGCCGGGTCTCGGGCATCGGTCCGAAGACCGCGAAGCTCATCGTGCTCCAGCTCGCCGGCAAGGTGCATCCCAGCGCGGTGTCGTCGTCGAGGCCGATCCCCGCGACGGGCGGCGACGTCGTCTCGCAGGTCGCTGCGGCCCTCGTGGGTCTCGGCTGGTCGGAGAAGGTCGCCGCCGAGGCGGCGGCGCAGACCGCGGCCGACGCCACCGACGCCGAGCGCAGCTCCGTCGCCTCGCTCCTGCGGAGCACGCTCGCCCTGCTCGGACCGGCTCAGGGAGGACAGGCGCGTGTCTGACGCCCGCGATGCCACCGAGCCCGTCGACGACACCGAGCTCGCGATCGAGGGCGCCCTGCGCCCGGCCAGCCTCAGCGAGTTCGTCGGTCAGCAGAAAGTCCGCGGGCAGCTGCAGCTGCTTCTCGAGGCGGCCCGCATCCAGAGCCGCCCCGCCGATCACATCCTCCTGGCCGGCCCGCCCGGACTCGGCAAGACCACGCTCGCGATGATCGTCGCGCACGAGAGCGACCGGCCGTTGCGCCTGTCCAGCGGGCCGGCGATCCAGCATGCCGGGGATCTCGCCGCGCTCCTGTCGAGCCTGGTCCCCGGTGAGGTCCTCTTCATCGACGAGATCCACCGAATGGCCCGCTCCGCGGAGGAGATGCTGTACCTCGCGATGGAGGACTACCGCATCGACATCATGGTCGGCAAGGGCGCCGGCGCCACCAGCATCCCGCTCGAACTCGCTCCGTTCACCCTGGTCGGCGCGACGACCAGGTCCGGGCTGCTGCCGAACCCGCTCCGCGATCGCTTCGGATTCACCGGACACCTGGAGTTCTACGACGAGCGGGAGCTCGAGCAGGTCATCGAGCGGTCGGCGATCGTGCTGGGCGTGGAGATCCCCCGGGACTCGCTCGCGGAGATCGCCCGGCGCTCCCGCGGTACTCCGCGCATCGCGAACCGTCTGCTCCGACGCGTCCGCGACTACGCACTGGTGCACGGCGACGGGTCGGCGACCATCCATGACGTCCGGGCCGCTCTCGAGCTCTACGACGTCGATGCGATCGGTCTCGACCGGCTGGATCGCGCCGTGCTGGAAGCGCTCGTCCGGCGGTTCCGCGGCGGACCGGTGGGACTCAGCACGCTCGCCGTCGCGGTCGGCGAAGAGGGCGAGACCGTCGAGAGCGTCGTCGAACCGTACCTCGTCCGCATCGGGTTCCTCGGTCGCACACCGCGGGGCAGAGTCGCGATGCCGGAGGCGTATGCGCACCTGGGTGTCCCGCACCCAGACGGGGCGCTTCGTCTTGATGACCTATAATCGCTGAAGACTTCCCCCCGGATACCTCTGTGCGCCCAAAGGCTGGTGCGTGCACCTGAGAAAGGCGCTTCCCCCATGCCCATGGAATTCATCCTCTTCGGTCTTCTGGCCGTTCTTCTCGTCTTCATGATCTTCAACACGCGCAAGCGCACCAAGGCGATGAAGGCCGAGCAGGAGGAGAAGGCGACCAAGACCGTCCCCGGCGTCAAGGTGCTGCTGCAGGGCGGCATCTACGGCACGATCGTCGCCTACGACCCCGAGGACCTCGACTCCCCGGCGCTCGTCGAGATCGCTCCCGGCACCATCATCGAGGTGCACAGCCAGGCCATCCTCCGCATCGTCGAGCCCAAGGACGTCGTCGTCGAGGAGCCCGTGGTCGTCGAGGACGACGTCGTGGCGAACGAGACCGACGCTCCGGCGATCGAGACGACCGAGGAGACGCGCGCGCGTCTCGAGCGGGACGCAGACGACAAGTAAGCACGACCGCCGCCAGCGCTGCCCCTCCGCATCTCCGGCATCTCAGAAAGCTGAACACACGTGGCTTCATCCTCTCCGGTCCGTCACGCCTGGCGGGTCCTCCTCGGCCTGCTCCTCGTGACGGGCGTGCTCTTCGGCATCAACTCGCTGGGCGTCTACCTCATCAAGGACGGCAACGGGGAGGCGGTGAGCTCGTGGACGCCTGAACTCGCCCTCGACCTGCAGGGCGGCACGCAGATCGTCCTGAGCGCCGAGACCGAGGACGGGGCTGCGCCCTCGTCCGAGCAGCTCGACCAGGCCGCGGCCATCATCCGTCAGCGCGTCGACGCGTCCGGCGTCGCCGAGGCCGACATCACCACCGAGGGCGGACAGAACATCGTCGTCCAGATCCCCGGTGTCGCCGATGAGCAGACCCGCGAGCGGATCCAGTCGAGCGCTCAGCTGGAGTTCCGACCAGTGCTGGCGACCAACGCGGCCAGTACGGAGTTCGTCGGCGAGGACGGCGAATCAACGCCCTTCCCGTCGCCCGATCCCTCGCTGAACGCGACGCCGACGGTCGAGCCCACGGACGCCAGCGACCTGTCCTGGGTGACCGAGAAGCTCGCCGCCGAGTTCCAGGCCTACGATTGCGCCAACCCGGACAACGACCCGGCCCGCGCCCCGAAGGACGAGCCGCTCATCGCCTGCTCGCCGGACGCCACTCAGAAGTTCCTCCTCGGCCCGGCCGAGCTCGACGGCACGGCCATCACGGATGCCTCGGCCGGTCGGGACCCCAAGTCGGGAGCGTGGCTCGTCCAGCTGACGATGAGCGGCGAAGGCGGAGACGCCTTCGGCATCGTCAGCACGCGTCTGAACCAGAACCGCATCGACGGCCTGTCGCCGCGGGACCAGTTCGCGTTCGTGCTCGACGGCAGCGTCCTCAGTGCACCGCGGATGAACGGTGTGATCCTCGACGGCCGCCCGAGCATCTCGGGCAGCTTCACGCAGGAGAGCGCGACGACCCTCGCGGACCAGCTGAAGTTCGGTGCGCTGCCGCTCAGCTTCACCGTGCAGAGCTCCGACACCATCTCGGCCACCCTCGGCACGCAGCAGCTGCAGATCGGCCTGATCGCCGGTCTCATCGGTCTCGCGCTCGTGGCCATCTACTCGCTCATCGTCTACCGAGCGCTCGGGTCGGTGATCATCGCCTCGATCGCCGTGATGGGCGTCCTGACCTACATCATCATCTGCATCCTGGCCTGGCGACTGGGCTTCCGTCTGTCGCTCGCCGGCGTCGCGGGTCTGATCGTGTCGATCGGCTTCACGGCCGACTCGTTCATCGTCTACTTCGAGCGAATACGAGACGAGCTCCGCGACGGCAAGTCGATCACCTCCGCCGTGGAAGACGGCTGGGGCCGCGCCAAGCGCACGATCTACATCTCGAAGTCGATCAACATCCTCGCCGCCGTGGTGCTCTACATCCTCGCGGATGCCACGGTGAAGGGCTTCGCGTTCACGCTCGGTCTCACGACCTTGATCGACGTGTTCATCTTCGTGATCTTCACGCACCCCGTGATGCAGCTCCTCGCACGCACGCGGTTCTTCGGAGGCGGACACAAGCTGTCCGGCCTCGACCCCGAGGCCCTCGGCGCCGTCTACCGAAGCCGCTCGCAGTTCCGAGAGGTCTCCAGCGCCACCACCGGACGCGGGGCGAAGAATGCCCGCGCCCGCGGTGAGGCCGACCGTCGCCAGACGATCGCCGAACGCAAACGTGCGGAAGCCCTTGCCGGGGAGAGACGCGCCAACGCCGACAGTTCTACCAAGGGAACCAGGGAGGGAGACGCCTGATGCCTTCCATGAGTGAGTTCGGCAACAACCTGTACTCGGGGAAGACCTCCTTCCCCTTCGTCGGCAAGCGCCGTCTGTGGTTCATCATCGCGATCGTGCTCGTCGTCGGCTCGGCGCTCGTGCCGCTGATCCGTCCGATCCAGTTCTCGATCGAGTTCACCGGCGGGTCGCAGTTCACGGTGCAGGCACCGGACAGCCGCGACCAGGAGAAGGCGACCGCCGCCGTGCAGTCGGTCGTCCCCGGCGCGGCCACCAAGGTCGTGATCGTGAGCGACCGCGACGTCCGTGTGCAGACCGACCAGATGAGCGCCGACGAGACGCAGCAGGTCGCCGCAGCCCTCGCCGATGTCTACAAGGTCGACGCGGCTGACGTGACGTCGTCGTTCATCGGCCCGGCCTGGGGCGAGAACGTCACCAAGCAGTCGCTGTGGGGTCTCGCGATCTTCCTGGCGCTGACGTTCCTCATCCTCGCGATCTACTTCCGCACGTGGAAGATGTCGGCCGCCGCGATCATCGGCCTCCTGGACGTGCTCGTGATCACGGTCGGCGTCTACGCGCTGGCCGGGTTCGAGATCTCGCCCGCCGCCGTGATCGGCTTCCTCACGATCCTTGCGTACTCGCTCTACGACACCACGGTCGTGTTCGACAAGATCCGCGAGAACACCACGGAGGACGGGGAGAAGTCCGCGCGGCTGTTCGGGGAGTCCGTCAACCTCGCCGTGAACCAGACGCTGGTGCGATCGATCAACACGTCCGTCGTCGCGGCGCTGCCCGTGGGCGCGGTGCTCTTCATCGGCGCCTTCTGGCTCGGCGCCGAGTCGCTCACCGACATCTCGCTGTCGATCTTCGTCGGCATCCTGGTCGCCACGTACTCGACGTTGTTCGTCGCCGCTCCGCTGTACTCGCTGTTCCGCGAGAACGAGCCGCAGCTCAAGGAGCGGGACGCCCGCATCCGCGAGGCCCGCAGCAAGGCGTCCGTCGACGCCTGATCGTTCCCTCTCGCGGGAGCTCGTCCCGCACAGCACGCGTAAGATGAGAAGATTCGGGAGGTGAGTGGATGGCGGAGCCGCAGACGTCGTCGCAGGGTTCCAGTCTGCGACGACTGGTGCCCCGCATCTTCTCGCGCGCGTCCAGGATCAACGACCTCGACAACCTGATCCGCACCGTCCGCGCCAACCACCCCCGCGGCGACTTCCCGGTCATCGAGCGCGCATACGCGGTCGCCAAGGAGAAGCACGAGGGCCAGAAGCGGCAGAGCGGCGAGCCGTACATCACGCACCCGCTCGCCGTCGCGCAGATCCTCGCCGAACTCGGTCTCGGACCCCGCGCGATCGCGGCCGCCCTGCTGCACGACACGGTCGAGGACACGGGATACGCCCTGACCGATCTGACGGCCGAGTTCGGCGACGAGGTCGCCATGCTCGTCGACGGCGTCACCAAGCTCGACAAGGTCAAGTACGGCGAGAGTGCTCAGGCCGAGACCGTCCGCAAGATGATCGTCGCGATGTCCAAGGACATCCGCGTGCTCCTGATCAAGCTCGCCGACCGCCTGCACAATGCGCGCACCTGGGGCTTCGTCCCGCCGGAGAAGGCGGCGAAGAAGGCCAAGGAGACGCTGGAGATCTACGCGCCGCTGGCCAATCGACTCGGCATCCAGGCCATCAAGTCGGAGCTCGAGGATCTCTCGTTCGCCGTGCTGCATCCGAAGATCTACAACGAGATCCACAGCCTCATCGCGCAGCGCACCCCGCAGCGCGAGAAGTACCTGGGTCAGGTCGTCGAGGAGATCGACGAGGATCTGCGTGATCTCCGCATCCGCGGCAAGGTCGTCGGACGGCCGAAACAGCTCTACTCCGTGTATCAGAAGATGGTCATCCGGGGTCGCGAGTTCGACGACATCTACGACTTGATCGGGATCAGGGTGCTCGTCGCCTCGGTTCGCGACTGCTATGCCGTGCTCGGTGCGATCCACGCCCGCTGGACGCCGCTGCCCGGCCGTTTCAAGGACTACATCGCGACGCCGAAGTTCAACCTCTACCAGTCGCTCCATACGACGGTGATCGGTCCGGCCGGTCGTACGGTCGAGATCCAGATCCGCACGCACGAGATGCATCAGCAGGCGGAGTACGGCGTCGCCGCGCACTGGATGTACAAGGAGCGGATGAACGGCGGCGGCAAGACCGAGGTCCGCGCCTCCGACACCGACATGGCGTGGCTCGCGCACATCTCCGACTGGCAGGCCGAGACGGCCGACCCCGGCGAGTTCCTCGACTCCCTGCGCTTCGAGATCGGCGCGAAGGAGGTCTACGTCTTCACGCCGAAGGGGCGGGTGGTCGGACTCCCGGCCAGCGCGACACCCGTGGACTTCGCCTACGCCGTGCACACCGAGATCGGTCACCGCACCATGGGGGCCAAGGTCAACGGGCGCCTGGTGCCGCTGGAGTCCGAGCTGAAGAGCGGCGACGTGGTCGAGGTGTTCACCTCGAAGAACCCGGATGCCGGACCGAGCCAGGACTGGCTCGGATTCGTGGCCAGCACCCGCGCGCGCAACAAGATCCGCGGTTGGTTCACGAAGGAGCGCCGCGAAGAGGCGATCGAACAGGGAAAGGAGGCCATCGCGAGGGCGATGCGCCGCCAGAACCTGCCGCTGCAGAAGCTGATGAGCCAGGACTCCTTCGCGGAGGTCGCCCACCAGCTCCACTACGAAGACGTCTCCGCCCTGTACGCCGCGGTCGGCGAAGGACACGTCTCGACGCAGTCGGTCCTCGAGAAGGTCACGGCTCTCGTCGCCGCGAGCGATCCGGCGACCGGAACCATCGATCTTCCCGGCAGCGTTCCGACGCGGGAGCCGCGTTCCGGCGACTCGGGCGTGCTGGTGCGCGGTGCCGCCGACATCCTGGTCAAACTCGCCAAGTGCTGCACCCCGGTGCCGGGCGATTCCATCGTCGGATTCGTGACCCGCGGCAGCGGCGTCTCCGTGCACCGTGCCGACTGCGTCAACGTGAAGGCGCTGAGTGCGGAGCAGGACCGCTTCGTCGAGGTCTCCTGGGCTCCGACGAAGAAGAGCGTGTTCCGCGTGCAGATCCAGGTCGAGGCGCTGGATCGCTCCGGTCTGCTCTCCGACGTGACGAGGGTGCTCAGCGAGCACCACGTCAACATCCTGTCGGCGACGGTCACGACCAACGACGAGCGCCTCGCTCTCAGCCGGTTCGTGTTCGAGATGGGCGATGCGGTGCATCTCGATCGCGTGCTGAACGCGGTGCGCAGGATCGACGCGGTCTACGACGTCTACCGCGTCACCTCCTCCTGAGATCGAGCCGCTCCAGCGCAGCCAGCCCGACCCGGCTTCCGGGTACCCGCCGAAGCGACCGGAGCACGGACGCCGTCTCCGAGGAGAGCTCGGGGAAGAGTCGCGCGAGGCGCTCCATCCACGGCTTCATCCTGGGGTCCCTGTGCAA
Coding sequences within it:
- the ruvA gene encoding Holliday junction branch migration protein RuvA; the protein is MISSLHGVVLHSTPDQVVIEVGGVGFSVAVPADVAHTATVGEQLRLHTSLIVREDALSLFGFTDRSELEVFGLLISVTGVGPKSALGVLSHLTVDQIADAVTSEDDAPFRRVSGIGPKTAKLIVLQLAGKVHPSAVSSSRPIPATGGDVVSQVAAALVGLGWSEKVAAEAAAQTAADATDAERSSVASLLRSTLALLGPAQGGQARV
- the ruvB gene encoding Holliday junction branch migration DNA helicase RuvB translates to MSDARDATEPVDDTELAIEGALRPASLSEFVGQQKVRGQLQLLLEAARIQSRPADHILLAGPPGLGKTTLAMIVAHESDRPLRLSSGPAIQHAGDLAALLSSLVPGEVLFIDEIHRMARSAEEMLYLAMEDYRIDIMVGKGAGATSIPLELAPFTLVGATTRSGLLPNPLRDRFGFTGHLEFYDERELEQVIERSAIVLGVEIPRDSLAEIARRSRGTPRIANRLLRRVRDYALVHGDGSATIHDVRAALELYDVDAIGLDRLDRAVLEALVRRFRGGPVGLSTLAVAVGEEGETVESVVEPYLVRIGFLGRTPRGRVAMPEAYAHLGVPHPDGALRLDDL
- a CDS encoding preprotein translocase subunit YajC, with protein sequence MPMEFILFGLLAVLLVFMIFNTRKRTKAMKAEQEEKATKTVPGVKVLLQGGIYGTIVAYDPEDLDSPALVEIAPGTIIEVHSQAILRIVEPKDVVVEEPVVVEDDVVANETDAPAIETTEETRARLERDADDK
- the secD gene encoding protein translocase subunit SecD is translated as MASSSPVRHAWRVLLGLLLVTGVLFGINSLGVYLIKDGNGEAVSSWTPELALDLQGGTQIVLSAETEDGAAPSSEQLDQAAAIIRQRVDASGVAEADITTEGGQNIVVQIPGVADEQTRERIQSSAQLEFRPVLATNAASTEFVGEDGESTPFPSPDPSLNATPTVEPTDASDLSWVTEKLAAEFQAYDCANPDNDPARAPKDEPLIACSPDATQKFLLGPAELDGTAITDASAGRDPKSGAWLVQLTMSGEGGDAFGIVSTRLNQNRIDGLSPRDQFAFVLDGSVLSAPRMNGVILDGRPSISGSFTQESATTLADQLKFGALPLSFTVQSSDTISATLGTQQLQIGLIAGLIGLALVAIYSLIVYRALGSVIIASIAVMGVLTYIIICILAWRLGFRLSLAGVAGLIVSIGFTADSFIVYFERIRDELRDGKSITSAVEDGWGRAKRTIYISKSINILAAVVLYILADATVKGFAFTLGLTTLIDVFIFVIFTHPVMQLLARTRFFGGGHKLSGLDPEALGAVYRSRSQFREVSSATTGRGAKNARARGEADRRQTIAERKRAEALAGERRANADSSTKGTREGDA
- the secF gene encoding protein translocase subunit SecF — encoded protein: MPSMSEFGNNLYSGKTSFPFVGKRRLWFIIAIVLVVGSALVPLIRPIQFSIEFTGGSQFTVQAPDSRDQEKATAAVQSVVPGAATKVVIVSDRDVRVQTDQMSADETQQVAAALADVYKVDAADVTSSFIGPAWGENVTKQSLWGLAIFLALTFLILAIYFRTWKMSAAAIIGLLDVLVITVGVYALAGFEISPAAVIGFLTILAYSLYDTTVVFDKIRENTTEDGEKSARLFGESVNLAVNQTLVRSINTSVVAALPVGAVLFIGAFWLGAESLTDISLSIFVGILVATYSTLFVAAPLYSLFRENEPQLKERDARIREARSKASVDA
- a CDS encoding RelA/SpoT family protein, with protein sequence MAEPQTSSQGSSLRRLVPRIFSRASRINDLDNLIRTVRANHPRGDFPVIERAYAVAKEKHEGQKRQSGEPYITHPLAVAQILAELGLGPRAIAAALLHDTVEDTGYALTDLTAEFGDEVAMLVDGVTKLDKVKYGESAQAETVRKMIVAMSKDIRVLLIKLADRLHNARTWGFVPPEKAAKKAKETLEIYAPLANRLGIQAIKSELEDLSFAVLHPKIYNEIHSLIAQRTPQREKYLGQVVEEIDEDLRDLRIRGKVVGRPKQLYSVYQKMVIRGREFDDIYDLIGIRVLVASVRDCYAVLGAIHARWTPLPGRFKDYIATPKFNLYQSLHTTVIGPAGRTVEIQIRTHEMHQQAEYGVAAHWMYKERMNGGGKTEVRASDTDMAWLAHISDWQAETADPGEFLDSLRFEIGAKEVYVFTPKGRVVGLPASATPVDFAYAVHTEIGHRTMGAKVNGRLVPLESELKSGDVVEVFTSKNPDAGPSQDWLGFVASTRARNKIRGWFTKERREEAIEQGKEAIARAMRRQNLPLQKLMSQDSFAEVAHQLHYEDVSALYAAVGEGHVSTQSVLEKVTALVAASDPATGTIDLPGSVPTREPRSGDSGVLVRGAADILVKLAKCCTPVPGDSIVGFVTRGSGVSVHRADCVNVKALSAEQDRFVEVSWAPTKKSVFRVQIQVEALDRSGLLSDVTRVLSEHHVNILSATVTTNDERLALSRFVFEMGDAVHLDRVLNAVRRIDAVYDVYRVTSS